The sequence below is a genomic window from Campylobacter concisus.
TGGATTTTAAAATAAACGATGACGGCTACATAATAACAAAAGCCAAAATGGCAAGTATTCATCCTATGGAATACCTAGGCGAGGAAATTGGACGCACAAACGGAAAAATTTATAAAGTTTTTAGGGACGAAAAAGAAGTTTTTAGCCCTGAAACAATTAAAAGCTTTGAGGGTAAGCCGCTAACGCTAACACACCCAGACGACGACGTAACCGCCAAGAACTGGAAAGATGCTGCCATAGGACATATTCAAAACGTACGCCGTGAGGGCGATTTTTTGGTAGGCGACGCATATATAAACGACGAGATAGCGATCAAAATAATAAAAGAACAAGGAATAAAGGAGGTAAGTTGCGGATATGACAGCAAACTAATAGAGCGTGATGGGAAAATTTGGCAAACGAATATAAGGGGCAATCATTTGGCGGTAGTAGCCGAGGGGCGAGCTGGTAAAGATTGTAAATTAGGTGATAGCAAAAGGATAAAAATGAAATTCATAAATAAATTAAAAGGCGCTTTGACAGCAGCCAAAAAGTTTAAAGATAACGACGAAGTCGGTAAAGAGAAAGTAGAGGAAGCCAACGAGGCTAATAATGAGCTAGTTGATCTTTTAGAGCAAGCATTAAGCGGTGCTGAGGAAGTAAGCACAAAACTAGACGAAACAACAGCAGAGCTTGAAAAAACAAAAACTGAGCTAGCAGATGTAAAAGCCAAAAGCGTAAAAGACGATGACGGCACGGACGAAAACGCAGAAATCGCGGAGCTAAAAGCTAAAGTTGAAGCGTTGGAAAAAGAAAACGCAGAGCTAAAGGCTGAAATCGAAAAACTAAAAGGCGAGGCAGCAACAACCGAAGCCGTAACAGACGCTAAAGCAAATTTTAGCCATGTAAAGCTAAGCGACGCTAAGAACGCTAGGGGCGTTTATGAGGCGGTAATCCTAGATAGTAAAGCATTTAATGCCGATGAGCTTAAAAAACTAAGTGATAGCGAGATTAAAGCTATTTATATGGGTATGCGTGTAAGTGCTAAAAATAAAGATAACAGCGGCAGCGTACTAGATAAATTCTACGACGCTAAGCCTAATAAAATCGATTTAAATAAAAAATTTGGAGGTAAATAATGGGCTATTTAGATAAAAGAGCTTTTGCAGGACAAGTGGCTAGGGCAGGCGAAAGTGCCGTAGTAGCACTAGCTTATGTAAATAACGATACCGAGGTTATCCCTTTTGGCGTATTTGTAACTAGCAAAGACGGCGGCGTAGCAAAAATAAGTAAAGCAACCGATCAGATTATGGGTGTTAGCCTTAAAATGGGAACAAAGAGCGAAAACAAGCCGAGCGAGGTTATGAGCGTTTTATCAATCTCTTATGGTAGTGAAGTTTGGGTGCAAGGTAAAGAAAATCACGGCTTAGCGGTTGGAGACACTATCCAAGTAGAAGCAACAGCAGGTGCAGACGCTGGCAAGGTAGCTAAAGCAGCAACGCTAGCAGTGACAGCAGCTAAAGACAAATTTTACGTAACCGAAGTAAGCGGCGATCTTGTAAAACTAATGAGAAAGGAATAATATGAAACTAAGAGATGAGGAAATTTTAAGCCAGCTTGCGTCAGCGGCGGCTAGCTTTAACGAGGGCTTTAAAGAGCGTGAATATCCAGAAGTGCAACTAGCTAATTTTGTGCCTATTACACAAAAAGGCGACGAGAGTATAGACGCACTAGATTATGGCGAGATTGAGGGCACTCAAGATTTAGAAAAAGGCTTAATTGACGAAAACACAACGGCACTAGAAACCGAGGGTTTAAACATTACAGCTAAAAAAGGTCTATACCTAATATGGGCTAAGTCAGCGGTTTATACTAACGAGGCAGTAGCTAGAGCTAAAAGACTAGATATTGAACTAGACACAGCAAATCTTAGCAACCTTGAGCGTGTAGCACTTCTTACGATGCAAAAAACAGCTCTTGTCGGTCACGCAAAGGTCGGTGCGGTGCAAGGCTTGCTAAATAACACTAGTGTAAAAGCAAAAGACCTAACAGCTGGGGCGGCTATTAGTGCAATGACTGGTGCAGAAGCTAGAGCATTTTTCTTGTCGCTAATTGAGTTTGGCTACGAGCAAAACGGCGGACTATTAATCCCTAATACGATCGCTATTGATAGCAAAGACCTTATGGCACTAGCTAGCAAATATGACAACTCTATTGGTGCGGTAAATGGTGGCGTAAATGCACTAACCGCTGTTAAAGAGGCACTATTGCAAAGCACGGGCGTTGATGTCAATATCGTTGGCATACCTTTAGGCTTTGCGCAAGGCTTAGGTGGTGGCAAGGGCAAAAACCGCGCCGTTGTATATACAAAGAGCGAGGACGTGCTAAGCACTGACTGGGCTTTATCACCAACAGCAATGCAACCATTTCAAAGAAGCGTGCTAAGCTGGGAAATCGCCGTTAAAGCTAAATTTACGGGTACATTAATTCGCCAGCTTGACAAAGTGGCTTACGTAAATTACAAGGCTTAACAATGACAATAGCCGATTTTTTAAATAAATTCCCTGAGTTTCAAGCGGTAGATGAAACACGCATAGAGCTAAGTTTAGACGAGGCAAAGCTACAAGTTACCGAGAAAATTTGGGGGCGTTTTTACGAGGTCGGCGTTTTACACTTAGCGGCTCATATTTTGGCAATGCAGGGGGCTTTAAACACGGAAGCGACAACTAGCCCTCAGCCATTGCGTGAAATAGGCAGTAAAGCCGTAGGTAGCCTAAGCGTAAGTTATACAAGTGGCAAAACTGGCTTTGAGAGCGAAAGCGGAAGCTACTATTTAACCAAATACGGACAACGCTACCTAGAGCTTAAAAAGCTAGTAACTCCACATTTTGGGCTAGTTAGATGATCGAAAAACTAGAGGGCAAGATAACCGAGTTAAAAGGGCTTAGCGTGGTGGTAGGCGTAACCGCTAAAAGCAATGCTAGAAGCGACGAGCTAACCAACGCAGATTTAGCTATGATCCACGAGTTTGGCAGCCCCGCTCACAATATCCCCGAGCGCTCATTTTTGCGTAAGCCTTTGATAAACAATGCCGAAGCGGTGGCTAATTTGGCAAAAAACGCAATAGGAAAATTTATTGCAGGTGAAATATCGCTAGAAACGGCGCTAGGATATGTAGGCGAGGAAGCTAAAGGGATAAGCAAAGAGGCAGTAACTAGCGGCATAAGCCCAGCTTTAAAGCCAGCCACGATTAAACATAAAAAAAGCTCAAAGCCCCTAATTGATACAGGGCAGTTGCTAAATTCTATCACTTACGAGGTGCGAAAATGATAAACGTTAGCGAGCTAATAGAGGATAGCGATTTTTGTCAAGTTATCAAAAGGGGCGATGACGAGTTTAAGGCGGTGGTGCAGTTTTTAAGTAATGACGAAATGCAAAGGTTGCCAGAGGGAGAAAGATACAAAGAAGCAGTTAGGATAGATACAAAATTTAACCTAAATTTGCAAGATGTAATAACTTACAAAGGCGTAAATTACCGCATTATTAATATGCAAGATTGGAGCGAATATGGATACAAAAACTTTGCAGGCGTTAGATTTGACGGGCTTGAAAGTTTTGATAGCCAAGGCTTTGAACGTAGATGAAAGCCTAGTGCGTGACAGCTACTCCAAAACGCTAAATGATAAGGCGGCTTATTTAACATTGCATTTATTAACCAGCACGCAAAAAGGGCGAGAATATAAATTTATAGAGGGCGAGAAAGAGGTTATCACTTCAACGCGTGAAGCCGTAGTTGGCGTAAATGCTTTTGGCAAAAACGCGAACTTTATAATCGAAAAATTAAATACCCTTTTTTACTCTAGCGAGTGCTTAAAGGAGCTTAAAATTTTAGGCTTAGGGCTAGTAACGATTAGCCCTATTAGGAACTTAAGCCAAATAGTAGGCGGTGGCGTAGAGGAGCGAGCTAGTATAGATTTAACATTAAGCTACATAAATAGGGTGGAAGTTTCTCAAAACGAGATAAAAACAGCCGAGATTAAAACGGCAAATTTTGGCATAAAGGTAAATAGATGAGTTTAACGATAAAAAGGATAGTAAATATCCAACTAAACGAGCAAGGGCAAATCGCAAAGAATAGAGATTTTAGCGTGATCGCTATTCTAAGCGACGACTGGTGCGAGGCTTACGATGATGTGAATACAAGATTTATAAGTATTGCTAGTGCAAATGACGCCGCGCTAAATTTTGGCAGTGAAAGCAGAGTAACTAAAGCCGCCAAAGCTATTTTTAGCGTAAGCGGTGTTAAAAAGGCAATCGTTGCTAAGTGGGTAAAAGAGAATAAGACAACACAAGCAACGGCAAACGAACTAAGAGGCTCGGCGCTTAATGTAGGCATTAATAAATTAAAAGCTATCACAAGCGGAAGCTTTAAGCTAAACGTAGGCGGCGCGGATAAAGTTTATACAAATTTGGATTTTAGCTCGTGTGTAGATTTTGAGGCGGTGGCAACAAAACTAACAGCGGCGATTAGCAAAGACGGAATAAAGGCGGTATATGACGCAGAGGGTAACCGCTTCATAATTAGAGCAGCAACGTCTGGCAAAAATGACAACACAAGACTAGGCTATTTTGAGAAAGCGGATAGCGGCGATTTTGTAGGTGTGCTTTTAAACCTAGTTAGCGGTAAGAGCGATATTTACGCAGGCAAAGACAGCATAACACAGAAAAAAGAGAGCCTAAGCGAGGCGTTAGATAAATTATTCAACGCAACACAAGGCTTTTACGGCGTTTATTCGTCAGCTATTTTGGCAGACGAGGAAGTAGCAGAGCTTAACGAGTGGATCACTTCAGTGCAAAACCCAAGCGTAGCAGGCTATACGATCACACGTAAAGCACAGCTTGAAAGCGTGAATACA
It includes:
- a CDS encoding LIC_12616 family protein codes for the protein MNVDESLVRDSYSKTLNDKAAYLTLHLLTSTQKGREYKFIEGEKEVITSTREAVVGVNAFGKNANFIIEKLNTLFYSSECLKELKILGLGLVTISPIRNLSQIVGGGVEERASIDLTLSYINRVEVSQNEIKTAEIKTANFGIKVNR
- a CDS encoding major capsid family protein; amino-acid sequence: MKLRDEEILSQLASAAASFNEGFKEREYPEVQLANFVPITQKGDESIDALDYGEIEGTQDLEKGLIDENTTALETEGLNITAKKGLYLIWAKSAVYTNEAVARAKRLDIELDTANLSNLERVALLTMQKTALVGHAKVGAVQGLLNNTSVKAKDLTAGAAISAMTGAEARAFFLSLIEFGYEQNGGLLIPNTIAIDSKDLMALASKYDNSIGAVNGGVNALTAVKEALLQSTGVDVNIVGIPLGFAQGLGGGKGKNRAVVYTKSEDVLSTDWALSPTAMQPFQRSVLSWEIAVKAKFTGTLIRQLDKVAYVNYKA
- a CDS encoding DUF2213 domain-containing protein, with the protein product MDFKINDDGYIITKAKMASIHPMEYLGEEIGRTNGKIYKVFRDEKEVFSPETIKSFEGKPLTLTHPDDDVTAKNWKDAAIGHIQNVRREGDFLVGDAYINDEIAIKIIKEQGIKEVSCGYDSKLIERDGKIWQTNIRGNHLAVVAEGRAGKDCKLGDSKRIKMKFINKLKGALTAAKKFKDNDEVGKEKVEEANEANNELVDLLEQALSGAEEVSTKLDETTAELEKTKTELADVKAKSVKDDDGTDENAEIAELKAKVEALEKENAELKAEIEKLKGEAATTEAVTDAKANFSHVKLSDAKNARGVYEAVILDSKAFNADELKKLSDSEIKAIYMGMRVSAKNKDNSGSVLDKFYDAKPNKIDLNKKFGGK
- a CDS encoding DUF4054 domain-containing protein, with product MTIADFLNKFPEFQAVDETRIELSLDEAKLQVTEKIWGRFYEVGVLHLAAHILAMQGALNTEATTSPQPLREIGSKAVGSLSVSYTSGKTGFESESGSYYLTKYGQRYLELKKLVTPHFGLVR
- a CDS encoding DUF3383 domain-containing protein, which produces MSLTIKRIVNIQLNEQGQIAKNRDFSVIAILSDDWCEAYDDVNTRFISIASANDAALNFGSESRVTKAAKAIFSVSGVKKAIVAKWVKENKTTQATANELRGSALNVGINKLKAITSGSFKLNVGGADKVYTNLDFSSCVDFEAVATKLTAAISKDGIKAVYDAEGNRFIIRAATSGKNDNTRLGYFEKADSGDFVGVLLNLVSGKSDIYAGKDSITQKKESLSEALDKLFNATQGFYGVYSSAILADEEVAELNEWITSVQNPSVAGYTITRKAQLESVNTNVIKKIADKDSGRFFATYNNTGDEHAGAELLAKALSTNWEGSNTAQTMKFKNLKTAGTDETITLNLAEKCDKLGVNYYTDYDGVSMIAEGVALGGKFIDETVGLDAFNNRTQIAVFNVLKGAKKVPQTDKGQVRLIAAVKQVCEQFVKNGFIAPGQWRGDPVGTLESGDYLDLGYYVYSPSYTEQLQADREARKSVPINVAIKLAGAIHSVDILINYNR